From Lolium perenne isolate Kyuss_39 chromosome 5, Kyuss_2.0, whole genome shotgun sequence, a single genomic window includes:
- the LOC127302234 gene encoding transcription factor bHLH49, translated as MDGDLVARLLMGSAGLDFGVPGLDGAFFDNLCAGAGAGFAAEMPSFGGGPFGPAEGTAGGELGAASREGSSVSDPAWAYGGANAKKRKGKEAAAAGFAKVGEETRPDSKKCKIEEGAVRPKVEEDAAAGASDGSAGGERGRKQAKGKSSRSKQAAAAADEPPRDYVHVRARRGQATDSHSLAERVRREKITIKMKFLQDLVPGCNKVIGKALMLDEIINYVQSLQQQVEFLSMKLSTVNPQLDFTTLSTLLHKDMHQALGPSSSSGFPLESSGGVFPFCDQADLFQSFSSGAMGNQCSMGLLDMAVPDAAQYPFQKQQQDFWEANPQNSLQMDNAQGQENGVLAPNFDGHLQGADHPEIEF; from the exons ATGGACGGGGACCTCGTCGCCAGGCTGCTCATGGGCTCCGCGGGGCTCGACTTCGGCGTGCCCGGCCTAGACGGCGCCTTCTTTGACAACCtctgcgccggcgccggcgccgggttCGCAGCGGAGATGCCCAGCTTCGGCGGAGGTCCGTTCGGACCGGCAGAGGGCACCGCTGGCGGCGAGCTCGGCGCCGCGTCGCGCGAGGGGTCCTCGGTCTCCGACCCGGCGTGGGCCTACGGCGGCGCGAATGCCAAGAAGAGGAAGGGCAAGGAGGCCGCCGCGGCCGGTTTCGCCAAG GTCGGGGAGGAGACGCGGCCGGACTCGAAGAAGTGCAAAATTGAGGAGGGCGCGGTGAGGCCCAAGGTGGAGGAGGATGCGGCGGCGGGGGCCAGCGACGGCTCGGCCGGCGGCGAGAGGGGCCGGAAGCAGGCCAAGGGGAAGAGCTCCAGGTCCAAGcaggccgcggcggcggcggatgaGCCGCCCAGGGACTACGTCCACGTCCGGGCCAGGAGAGGCCAGGCCACGGACAGCCACAGCCTTGCGGAGAGG GTTAGAAGAGAGAAGATTACCATCAAGATGAAATTCCTCCAGGACCTGGTGCCAGGATGTAACAAG GTGATCGGCAAAGCGCTCATGCTCGATGAGATCATAAACTACGTGCAGTCGCTGCAGCAGCAAGTCGAG TTCTTGTCCATGAAGCTTTCCACAGTGAACCCGCAACTCGACTTCACCACCTTGTCAACCCTCCTACACAAAGAT ATGCACCAAGCCCTCGGTCCTTCATCGAGTTCGGGTTTTCCTTTGGAGAGTTCCGGTGGAGTGTTCCCATTTTGCGACCAAGCAGACCTTTTCCAGTCCTTCAGCTCCGGTGCTATGGGGAACCAGTGTTCcatgggcctgttagacatggctGTGCCGGACGCAGCGCAGTACCCTTTTCAAAAGCAG CAACAGGATTTCTGGGAGGCGAATCCCCAAAACTCGTTGCAGATGGACAATGCGCAAGGCCAGGAGAATGGGGTTTTGGCACCAAATTTCGATG GTCATTTACAAGGAGCAGATCATCCAGAGATCGAGTTCTAG